The region CCCCTTCAGATTCAAGTAATAAAGTCGAATCCAGTTCAGCTTTGGCAAGATCGGTTCTAGCTCGCGAAGCATTTCGATATCGACTGGGCCATCCTTCACCGTCAGAAGCCGAACGTTGGGCATCTTGGCGATCTCGGCAAACCAGTCGGCGGTGACTTTGTCGTTCTCGATCTGGACATCTTCAATGAACGACAAGTGCTGCAGGTAATGCAGATGTTTCGCATCTCCGGTGTACGCGTCCGTAATCCAAACGCCAGGGCCTTCGTCGACCGTTTGAAACCCTTGGATCGGGCCGAAACTAGTGAACTTCACACCGAGACTGCTTAGGATGCGAATCGCACGTTCCTGCTGAACAGGCTGAATCTTCTTCAGCACATCCCCAGCATAGGCTGCCACCCGATCATGCTCGGTCGCGGCAATGAGGGCCAGTTTGGCACTAGCTTCGACTTCGGTTTCGATGTCATCCCCAATGGCAAAAGCCCGTAGCACGTGAATGCAGCGAAAGGCTTTCTCAAGACTTCCTGTCCGCACGGCATCGGCCAACGGCTGGATCGCTTCACGCTTGGCAGAAATCAATTTCTGGGTGGCATTTTCGCGCAATAGAAACTTGTCGCTGTCGAGTTGATCGATCCACTGCGCGATTTGAGCCTTCGTTGGCGCTTCCGCAGCGTCGGCAGCCGGAGCAGCGACTGGCTCGGCGGCAGCAGCCAACGAGCACCACACGTGGCCGACCCAAATCAGGCAAGCGAACAGACTTAGAATTGGGCGAGGTGTCACAAGCGATCTCGAAACAGGGGACGACGACAGGCGAGCCATGTTCTGTTATTGTGGAAAGATACTGCCAATTATTCCAGGGCAAAACCAAAATCTCGCCCCTAGCCGTACCACTGCCAACCCATATGACCGACGCCGATCTGGCTTCCTTCCAGTATAGCTTGCTCGACTTCGGCTCTGGTCGAAAGCTGGAGCAATTCGGATCGGTAGTGCTCGATCGGTATTCTCCATCGGCGGAAGGATTTAAGGCCTCTCAGCCTCAAAACTGGTCGAAAGCGGCTGCCAAGTATGTTCGCCGAACCGAAACCCAAGGAGACTGGCTCGATGCCGATCGTCTCCCGCAAAACTGGGAAGTCGCGGCAGGCCCGCTGAAATTTCGCCTGAAGACCACCAAGTTTGGCCACTTAGGACTTTTCCCCGAGCAGTACGCCAATTGGAAATGGCTGCAAGAGACTTGCCGGAAAAGCCCGCAGCCACTGAAGATCTTGAATCTGTTTGCCTACACCGGCGGATCAAGCTTGGCATGTGCCCTCGGCGGAGCAGAAGTCGCCCATGTCGATGCGGCAGCGAATGTCGTGAAATGGGCACGCTCCAACGCCGAACTTTCCGGCATGAACGAAGCCCCCATACGCTGGATCGCCGAGGACGCGCGAAAGTTCGTCAAACGTGAAATTAAACGGGGCAATACGTACGACGGCGTAATCCTCGACCCTCCCACGTACGGACATGGCTCGAAAGGGGAAGTTTGGCGAATCGGCAAGCACCTGCCACTGCTGATGGGCTATCTCAACGAACTGTTAAACGAACGCCCCAAGCTGGTTTTGCTGACTTGCCATTCGCCAGGCTACGAAGATGGCCCGCTGAAGCAGATGCTGGACGACGCATTCCCTAGCATTTCGACCCGGCAGATCCGATCCGGTCCGCTGACTATTTCCGATACGAAGGGGCGTCAACTTCCCAGCGGTTACTACGCTAGTTTCGAGAACGTGACGTAAACATCGATGCCAGAAATCATTCGCTCACTTCAGAATGCTCAGATCAAGTCCGCAGTCCGCCTGCGCGATCGACGGGGGCGAATGCAAAAGGGACGAACCATTATTGATGGCCTCCGCGAGATTCGCCGGGCCCTGGAATCAGGATTCCCAGTCGAATCGATCTTCGTGTTGCCGGAAGCGTTCTCTGGTCCTGAAGCGGACGAGTTTGACGACGTTGTTGCCAAGCATGGGGACCTTCCATTTATCCATGTCGCTCGGAATGTGATGACCAAGCTGGCGTTCGGCGAACGAATTGAAGGGGCCGTGGCGATTGCCGAAATTCCACGACGATCTCTGCAGGACGTTCAATTGCCGGAGAATCCCCTGATCGTTGTCATGGAAAAAGTCGAGAAGCCAGGCAACGTCGGAGCAATATTAAGAACAATTGATGCCGTAGGAGCGGACCTACTGATTTCTGCCGACGGCGGAACCGATCTCTTCAACCCGAATTCGATTCGAGCAAGTTCCGGAACAATTTTCACCGTTCCCCTGGTCGATGCAACTTCGGAAGAAACGATTCAGTTCCTGCGTGACCGAAAGATACAAATCCTCGCCGCTCGTGTTGATGGTTCGGTACCGTATCTCTCGATCGACATGAAAACGCCGACCGCGATTGTCCTTGGCAGCGAAGCACATGGGCTGAGCGAAAAGTGGCACCAAGAGGGCATTACCAATATTCATCTGCCGATGAACGGGATTGCCGATAGCCTGAATGTCTCGACCACCGCTGCGGTGCTTTTGTACGAAGCACTCCGTCAACGAACGTAACCCGTCGAAACTAGAAAATGGTAGGGGCATCGCTTCAGATGGCTCTGTCCCCTCTGTGCTGTCGTACTGAACACGGTAGAGCTTCCGTTTCGCTCAGCGTCAGCCTACTTCAAATGTAGGCTATGTATCCTGCTGAATCATTGCCGCTTTCAGCGTATTTTCCAACAGCATCGTAACCGTCAATCGGCCGACGCCGCCAGGGACTGGGGTAACGGCTCCGGCAACTTCCAATAACGGATCGTATTCGACATCGCCGCACAAGCCGTCGTCGGTTCGATTGATTCCGACATCCACAACCACCGCCCCAGGCTTGACCATGTCGGCGGTGACGAACTTCGGAACCCCGATAGCAGCGACCAGAATGTCAGCTTGCCGGGTCAACTCTTTCAAGTTTGGCGTGCGACTATGAGCCACGGTAACGGTGGCATTGGCATAGTCGGCACCGCACGTTTCGCTCGTCCGCTGCATTAACATCAGCGCCAAGGGCTTGCCGACGATGTCGCTGCGCCCAAGAATAACAACATTCTTTCCCGCAGTCGGCAGATCGAAGTGCTTCAGAATCTGAACGACGCCATGTGGCGTACAGGGAAGAAAATTTGGTCGTCCTTGCGAAAGCAATCCAACATTGCTCGGATGAAAACAGTCGACGTCCTTTCGCGGATCGATCGCATCCAGCACTTCCGAGGCATCCAGATGCTTCGGAAGAGGTAGCTGAACCAGAATGCCGCTGACTTTGTCGTCCTGATTAAGCTGCTGGACAAGAGCCAGCAGATCGTGCTGCGAGATATCCTCCGGCATGCGAAACAACTCGCTGGTCATTCCCACCTTTTCACAGGCTCGTTCCTTATTGCGAACGTACACCTGGCTGGCGGGGTCCTCGCCGACCAAAACGGCTGCCAAACAAGGAGTTACGTCCGTCTTCGCTTGAAACTGCTTCACGCGATCGGCAATGTCTTCTTGCAAAGCGGCAGAGACCGTTTTTCCGTCCAGAATGGTCGCAGTCACAGGGAGCCTCGGGCAAATCGTGCGGGAATGATGGGAAACGAGACCATTTTATATCCCTAACCCAACTAGTAACCACCGGGTAGTTTTCAGTTTTCGACATCAAAAGCGATTGCTGGCCACCCCATGCCGCACTCGCTGACGTTGCTCTACGAAAACCGAGACATTCGGCTGCGGGATGTAAAGATGGGTAATATCGCCTAGGTAACCCGCGTCAAATTGACGCATTACGCAGAATTGCCCGAATGTGTATATTAGGCGCGTGATTCCACGAAATGGCCGGATTGCCATGCTTGGAATCCGACAGTTGCATGCCGAAAACCGATTTTCGCAGGCCTTTCCATCCTGCCACCCACTTTCCCCGAATAACTTTGCTCCATGGCTTCTACTGAGAAAAAGCTGAGCCCTGTCGAGGGCATCAAAGACGAAAGCAACTACCTTCGTGGCACCCTGGCTGAAGAGTTTTCCGATGGAACGGACCACTTCAGTAAGGAAAGCATCCAGCTGATCAAGCATTTCGGTATGTATCAGCAGGACGATCGTGATGCACGAGCCGCCAACCGAGCCAAAGGTGCCGGCAAAGAGTACATCATGATGATCCGGGCCCGTCTGCCGGCCGGTTTGCTGACCGGGAAGCAGCTGATGGAAGAACTGGATCTGTGCGACGACATCGGCAACGGCACGCTTCGCATCACCAGCCGTCAATCGACCCAGTTTCACGGGGTCAGCAAGGACGACGTTCGCCAATTGATGCAGCGAATGAAGGGGGTTGGCCTGACGACCCTGGGTGCTTGCGGCGACGTGAACCGTAACGTGATGTGCTGCCCAGCTCCGTTTAAAAACAACGAACTGCACGACCAAATCCAAAAAACGGCTTTCGAGATCGCCGACCACTTCGCTCCACGCACCGGAGCGTACCGCGAGATCTTCCTGCAAGATCCTGAAACCGGCGAGAAGATCCAAGTCGACGAGAACGGCAACGAAGTCGTCGAGCCGATCTACGGCAAGCATTACTTGCCACGTAAATTCAAGATGGGCATCTGCCTGCCGGAAGACAACTGCATCGACGTCTACACCCAAGACCTCGGCATGATCGCCGTCCACGAAGGTGGCAAGATCGTCGGTTACAACATCCTTGTCGGTGGCGGCATGGGTCGTACACCTTCGGCAGATAAAACCTACCCAGCGTTAGGTCTGAAGCTGACCTACGTCTCTCCGGAAGACTTGATCGGGGTTTGCGAAGCAGTTGTTAAAGTTCAACGCGACTTCGGTAACCGCGAAGACCGCAAAGTGGCTCGCCTGAAGTACACCGTTCGCGACATGGGCCTGGAAGAGTTCAAGAAGAAAGTCGAAGAATACTTCGGCCGTGATCTTCCAGAACCACACCCAACCGACGTCACAGAATTCGACGACCATAAAGGTTGGTCCGAGCAGGGCGACGGAAAATGGTTCTATGGGCTTAATGTCGAGAACGGCCGTATCGCCGACTTTGAAGACTGCAAGCTGAAGACCGCCATTCGCGAAATCTGCACGACCCTGAATCCCGGCATTCACTTCACCGGCCACCAGGACATTATCTTCAGTGGCATCGAAGAAGGCGACAAAGCCAAGCTGGAAGAGATTCTCAAAAAGCATGGCGTCGTGCTGACTTCCGAAATCAGCAACACGCTGCGGTGGTCGATGGCTTGCGTAGCATGGCCAACTTGTGGACTTTCGATTACCGAAAGCGAACGAGCTTTGCCAGGCATGGTAGACGATCTGGAAAAGGAAGTCGCCAAGCTGGGTCTGGAAGACGAAAAGTTCACCCTCCGCATGACTGGCTGCCCGAACGGTTGTGCTCGCCCGTACAACAGTGACATCGGCCTGGTCGGACGCGCCAAGGAAAAGTACACGATGTTCCTCGGCGGCCGCCGACTCGGTAATCGCTTGAACTATATCTACAAAGACATGGTTCCCGCCGATGAAGTTGTTCCGGAATTGGTGAAAGTCTTCACCGTATTCAAGGAACAACGCACCGAAGGGGAAACCTTAGGCGACTTCTGTGACCGCCTAGGCCAAGAGAAACTGCTGGAAGCTACCGGCGGTTAGCAAGTAGGGTGCGTCTTGACGCACCACGAACGGAATACTCGACTAAACACAAAACGCGTGGCAGTGCATAGTGCATTGCCACGCGTTTTCGCTTCGAATTGCGATGGATTGCCCTGGTGCGTCAAGACGCACCCTAAGAACTGGCCACCGTTTCCACGTCGCCGAGGTGATGCTTTTCGATGGCAAAGTTTCGGAAGCGGATCGTGTGGGCATCGTCGAACCATTTTTGGATTACCGGCAGTTGCCCGTCGTCCATGCTCGGTGAAACCGAGAACAGCTTGCCGAACACTTCACCACCCAGTTCTCCATCTTCGACGATCACACGTCCAGCTTGCACGACGTAGCGCGGACGCTGGAACATTTCCGTGCGATTGGTACTTGGCGTGTAAATGGTAACGTCGGCGTCGGCACCTTGGCCGAGATGGCCTTTCTGCTTCAAACCCAGCATCTTCGCAGGACCGGCCCTGGTAATAATGGCGATCTCATTCAGCGAATACTCACGATCAAGTTCCGCCAGCGTGGTACGATCCCCCAACTGCTGATGCATCTTCGCAATCGCTTCGCGGCGAAATGCCGAATCCATCAACAGGTGAATCACTTCGGGGTACCTGAAAATAGCGCCGCCATTAGGATGATCGCTACTCATCGCGATCTGCCACGGATCTTTCACCAGCAAATACCACTCGAGCGCTGCCGCCCATTGAATGGCGTGTACCAGCACTTTCTGTGGCTGAAACTCCATCGGAATCACGCCACAGCTTGCTTCCAGTTCGCTATCAGCGGCGTACCACCGATTTCCGCTTAGCTTGGAAAGAAAGTAGCCGAATGGCGCATCGCCGGTTACCCCTAAGGTTTTGCCTGGATTCACGTGCCCCACGTCGATGGTAATGTTCGGATTCTCGTTGACGAATTCCGCGAGCATCGGCGCCGCCGAGCGAAAGCTGCTCGGATCGTTTTCGTCGCCCGCGTAGCTGTGAAACTGCGTATGAGCAAAGTGCCCCCGATGCCCATCGAGGGCCTGCATCGTTCGCAGTGTGGTCTCGCTATTGCCTGGCACACCAAGATTGTTGCAATGAATGTGAACCGCATGCGGAAGATTCAAGCGATCGACCGAAGCGGCCAGGTTTCGCACGATCGCCCTGGGCGAGACGCCGAACCCAGGGACTGGTTCGTCCAATTGCTGAACCGTTTTGCGACTGATTTGTTTCCAGTTTTCGACGCCGCCAGGGTTCACGACTTTCACGCCGTACGCGTGCGTCGAACCCAACGCCCAAGCCAGATAGGCATCGAGGCAGTCGCTACGTTCTTCGCGAATCCGATCCATCACGAACTGGTTGTTGCCGAACAGCAAATAAAAGCCTTTGTCCAGCAGCGGTGTATCGAGAAAGTCTTCGTGGGCATGCCGCGCGTGCAGACCAGGAATGGCGGCATCCATCGCTGTCGTGTAACCCAGCCCGGCAAACATGTACCCCGTACCGACACAACTCGGTAGCAGGCCGCCACTCGCGCTTCGGCGACCTTCGCTGCGTGGGATGCCTTCGTCGCGGCGATACTCTGGCGTCATCTGACGACCAATGTTGACCTTCGGTCCGGCAATATGGCAATGCATATCAACCCCGCCGGGCATGACTACGTAGCCACGGCAATCAATTCGCCGATCGACAACCCGACTCTCTTCCGCCGGGGCGGGGACAATCTTGCCATCCTTCATCCAGATCGAACGTGTCTCGCCATCGACACCGTTAGCCGGATCGTGAACGGTTCCGTTTTCAAGGACGAGATATCCCAAGCGTCGATCCTTCCGAGCAGCAACGAAAATTGTCGTAGGATGGCGAATCCACTGAAAGCGCCGGATGCCATCCTACAACGTTTCACGCGGTGAGGCTAATTGGCCGCAGGGAAGGGCTTGCGGATTCCAGGCATCCATTTACACAGACCAATCCCCAGGGCGTACAGCAAGCTCAGCGGAACGGCCAGCAGCAGCATACTGATCGGGTCAGATGGCGTGAGAATCATCGACAGGAAGAAGATCACCATCACCGAGATTCGCCAGTTGTTGGTGTACGCTTCAATACTGAACAGCCCGATGCGGTTGAGCAGCAACATCACCAGCGGCAGTTGGAAACTAATCCCAAAGCCCAACGGCAACATGATCACAAATCCCATCCACTCGCTAATTCGTGGTCGTGGATCGATCCCGGTCATCAGGTTGAAGCTGAACAGGAAGTCCAACACCGGCTCGAAGGCCAGGAAATAAGCAACCGCCGCACCGCCAAAGAACAGCGTCAAGCTGAACGGCATGAAGATCCAAACGTATTTCTTTTCATGCGGATAAAGCCCTGCGGCAACAAACTGCCACAAGTGCCAGAAGATCCCTGGGCTGGCAATGATGAAGCCAAACACGATGCCAGCTTTCAGCCAAATCATAAACACTTCTTCCACGCGAAGTGCTTCAGTCGAAGGCTCGATTCGCTGCCAGGTTCGCATCCGAACAGGTTCTTCCTGCGGCAAAACTTTGGCATCCCGCAGCGCCTTCAAGATGTCTTCATCGTCAAGCGACTCATCGGTTGGCAGTTCGGCTTCTTCCTCTAAGGTCGCTTTGTCCTCTTCCTTCTGCGCCGCAGCATCTTCTTCCGCTTTTTCAGCATCGGCTTCCTCCTCGGCGGGCGTTTCGGCGGAGTTTTCCGCAAGACGACGCACTTCAGCCGGTTCGATCCACATGTCGACGGCGACCCAGTCTTTGTCGCGTAAGTGCTTGGCGACCGCGGTCTCTTGCTCGCCGGTCAGCTTGATGCCGAGATTTTCTTCCAGCTTGGCGATCGATTTCTTCTGATAATATCGCATCAGCGCCGACTGAATCGGTTCTTCAATGAACTTCACCACGTCGCTACCGAAGTACAAACCGATGGTAACTCCGACGATCAGCCAAATCACGGCGCGAAACAGACAAACACGCAGTTCCTCCAGGTGATCGCCGAAGGACATCGAGGAACCTTCGAAG is a window of Bremerella sp. TYQ1 DNA encoding:
- a CDS encoding PDZ domain-containing protein, which produces MTPRPILSLFACLIWVGHVWCSLAAAAEPVAAPAADAAEAPTKAQIAQWIDQLDSDKFLLRENATQKLISAKREAIQPLADAVRTGSLEKAFRCIHVLRAFAIGDDIETEVEASAKLALIAATEHDRVAAYAGDVLKKIQPVQQERAIRILSSLGVKFTSFGPIQGFQTVDEGPGVWITDAYTGDAKHLHYLQHLSFIEDVQIENDKVTADWFAEIAKMPNVRLLTVKDGPVDIEMLRELEPILPKLNWIRLYYLNLKGSPAPLFSKMNSLGSAELYGMVIDGEELFQDENEQQSIMAALPGRLPENIKFRSGGFLGVRGSNDATRGPCVVQSVDQDTGAYKAGLRGGDTVTEVNGTEVESFMHLIELLKDKKAGDRVEMTTIRGTQTRKLDVLLGKWQLRELY
- a CDS encoding class I SAM-dependent methyltransferase gives rise to the protein MTDADLASFQYSLLDFGSGRKLEQFGSVVLDRYSPSAEGFKASQPQNWSKAAAKYVRRTETQGDWLDADRLPQNWEVAAGPLKFRLKTTKFGHLGLFPEQYANWKWLQETCRKSPQPLKILNLFAYTGGSSLACALGGAEVAHVDAAANVVKWARSNAELSGMNEAPIRWIAEDARKFVKREIKRGNTYDGVILDPPTYGHGSKGEVWRIGKHLPLLMGYLNELLNERPKLVLLTCHSPGYEDGPLKQMLDDAFPSISTRQIRSGPLTISDTKGRQLPSGYYASFENVT
- a CDS encoding RNA methyltransferase — protein: MPEIIRSLQNAQIKSAVRLRDRRGRMQKGRTIIDGLREIRRALESGFPVESIFVLPEAFSGPEADEFDDVVAKHGDLPFIHVARNVMTKLAFGERIEGAVAIAEIPRRSLQDVQLPENPLIVVMEKVEKPGNVGAILRTIDAVGADLLISADGGTDLFNPNSIRASSGTIFTVPLVDATSEETIQFLRDRKIQILAARVDGSVPYLSIDMKTPTAIVLGSEAHGLSEKWHQEGITNIHLPMNGIADSLNVSTTAAVLLYEALRQRT
- the folD gene encoding bifunctional methylenetetrahydrofolate dehydrogenase/methenyltetrahydrofolate cyclohydrolase FolD, producing MTATILDGKTVSAALQEDIADRVKQFQAKTDVTPCLAAVLVGEDPASQVYVRNKERACEKVGMTSELFRMPEDISQHDLLALVQQLNQDDKVSGILVQLPLPKHLDASEVLDAIDPRKDVDCFHPSNVGLLSQGRPNFLPCTPHGVVQILKHFDLPTAGKNVVILGRSDIVGKPLALMLMQRTSETCGADYANATVTVAHSRTPNLKELTRQADILVAAIGVPKFVTADMVKPGAVVVDVGINRTDDGLCGDVEYDPLLEVAGAVTPVPGGVGRLTVTMLLENTLKAAMIQQDT
- a CDS encoding NADPH-dependent assimilatory sulfite reductase hemoprotein subunit, with protein sequence MASTEKKLSPVEGIKDESNYLRGTLAEEFSDGTDHFSKESIQLIKHFGMYQQDDRDARAANRAKGAGKEYIMMIRARLPAGLLTGKQLMEELDLCDDIGNGTLRITSRQSTQFHGVSKDDVRQLMQRMKGVGLTTLGACGDVNRNVMCCPAPFKNNELHDQIQKTAFEIADHFAPRTGAYREIFLQDPETGEKIQVDENGNEVVEPIYGKHYLPRKFKMGICLPEDNCIDVYTQDLGMIAVHEGGKIVGYNILVGGGMGRTPSADKTYPALGLKLTYVSPEDLIGVCEAVVKVQRDFGNREDRKVARLKYTVRDMGLEEFKKKVEEYFGRDLPEPHPTDVTEFDDHKGWSEQGDGKWFYGLNVENGRIADFEDCKLKTAIREICTTLNPGIHFTGHQDIIFSGIEEGDKAKLEEILKKHGVVLTSEISNTLRWSMACVAWPTCGLSITESERALPGMVDDLEKEVAKLGLEDEKFTLRMTGCPNGCARPYNSDIGLVGRAKEKYTMFLGGRRLGNRLNYIYKDMVPADEVVPELVKVFTVFKEQRTEGETLGDFCDRLGQEKLLEATGG
- a CDS encoding formylmethanofuran dehydrogenase subunit A is translated as MGYLVLENGTVHDPANGVDGETRSIWMKDGKIVPAPAEESRVVDRRIDCRGYVVMPGGVDMHCHIAGPKVNIGRQMTPEYRRDEGIPRSEGRRSASGGLLPSCVGTGYMFAGLGYTTAMDAAIPGLHARHAHEDFLDTPLLDKGFYLLFGNNQFVMDRIREERSDCLDAYLAWALGSTHAYGVKVVNPGGVENWKQISRKTVQQLDEPVPGFGVSPRAIVRNLAASVDRLNLPHAVHIHCNNLGVPGNSETTLRTMQALDGHRGHFAHTQFHSYAGDENDPSSFRSAAPMLAEFVNENPNITIDVGHVNPGKTLGVTGDAPFGYFLSKLSGNRWYAADSELEASCGVIPMEFQPQKVLVHAIQWAAALEWYLLVKDPWQIAMSSDHPNGGAIFRYPEVIHLLMDSAFRREAIAKMHQQLGDRTTLAELDREYSLNEIAIITRAGPAKMLGLKQKGHLGQGADADVTIYTPSTNRTEMFQRPRYVVQAGRVIVEDGELGGEVFGKLFSVSPSMDDGQLPVIQKWFDDAHTIRFRNFAIEKHHLGDVETVASS
- the tatC gene encoding twin-arginine translocase subunit TatC, producing MNSKINDDFFEGSSMSFGDHLEELRVCLFRAVIWLIVGVTIGLYFGSDVVKFIEEPIQSALMRYYQKKSIAKLEENLGIKLTGEQETAVAKHLRDKDWVAVDMWIEPAEVRRLAENSAETPAEEEADAEKAEEDAAAQKEEDKATLEEEAELPTDESLDDEDILKALRDAKVLPQEEPVRMRTWQRIEPSTEALRVEEVFMIWLKAGIVFGFIIASPGIFWHLWQFVAAGLYPHEKKYVWIFMPFSLTLFFGGAAVAYFLAFEPVLDFLFSFNLMTGIDPRPRISEWMGFVIMLPLGFGISFQLPLVMLLLNRIGLFSIEAYTNNWRISVMVIFFLSMILTPSDPISMLLLAVPLSLLYALGIGLCKWMPGIRKPFPAAN